A genomic region of Nostoc sp. UHCC 0702 contains the following coding sequences:
- a CDS encoding 7-carboxy-7-deazaguanine synthase QueE: MTAQTTVKPTARLIEVFSAIQGEGLNVGTRQIFIRFALCDLRCGFCDSAHTWNAPPTCKVERSPGLRDFEIHSNPVPLPILIEWIERQNLPCLHDSISLTGGEPLLHVAFLKEFLPEVRSLTNLPIYLETGGHRPEQLALILPYLDSVGMDIKLPSVSGESHWEEHAKFLYLCQNSNLEVFVKIIICDRTDPSELERSALLVADVNPHIPIFLQPVTPLAASEKFTQTPVFAPAPEQVLMWQALMKQFVPHVRVVPQTHKMLNQL, translated from the coding sequence ATGACTGCTCAAACTACGGTTAAACCTACTGCACGCCTGATAGAAGTCTTTTCTGCTATTCAAGGGGAAGGACTGAACGTCGGGACACGTCAAATTTTTATTCGCTTTGCTTTGTGTGACTTGCGTTGTGGCTTTTGCGATAGCGCCCATACTTGGAATGCACCCCCTACCTGTAAGGTAGAGCGATCGCCCGGATTACGTGACTTTGAAATTCACTCTAATCCTGTCCCACTACCCATTTTAATCGAATGGATAGAAAGGCAAAATCTACCGTGTCTACACGATAGCATTAGCTTAACTGGGGGAGAACCACTTCTTCATGTGGCTTTCTTAAAGGAATTTTTGCCCGAAGTGCGATCGCTGACAAATCTACCTATCTACTTAGAAACCGGTGGACATCGGCCAGAACAACTAGCTTTAATTCTGCCTTACCTAGACTCTGTAGGTATGGATATCAAACTCCCCAGTGTTAGCGGTGAAAGCCATTGGGAGGAACATGCTAAGTTTCTGTATCTTTGTCAAAATTCCAACTTAGAGGTTTTTGTCAAGATAATTATTTGCGATCGTACAGACCCAAGTGAGTTGGAACGTTCTGCTTTATTGGTAGCAGATGTCAATCCCCATATACCCATATTTTTACAACCTGTGACACCATTAGCTGCCTCTGAAAAATTTACCCAAACTCCTGTGTTTGCACCTGCTCCTGAACAAGTTTTAATGTGGCAAGCTTTAATGAAGCAGTTTGTACCACACGTCCGTGTCGTACCCCAAACTCATAAAATGTTAAATCAGCTGTAA
- a CDS encoding amino acid ABC transporter ATP-binding protein, whose translation MIVAENVQKWYGKFHVLQGVSLTVNRGEVVVLMGPSGSGKSTFIRTFNALEEYQQGSIVIDGITLSHDLRNIETIRREVGMVFQQFNLFPHLTVLQNITLAPIWVRRWSKFKAEELAMQLLDRVGILEQAQKYPGQLSGGQQQRVAIARALAMQPKIMLFDEPTSALDPEMVREVLDVMRNLARDGMTMVVVTHEVGFAREVADRVILMDSGLLVESATPDTFFTKPKEERTRKFLSQIL comes from the coding sequence ATAATTGTTGCTGAAAATGTTCAAAAGTGGTATGGCAAATTCCATGTTCTCCAGGGTGTGAGCTTAACAGTGAATCGTGGAGAAGTAGTGGTGTTAATGGGGCCTTCAGGTTCGGGTAAATCGACATTTATCCGCACATTTAATGCTTTAGAAGAATACCAACAGGGAAGTATTGTGATAGATGGTATTACCCTTAGCCATGACTTGCGAAATATTGAAACAATTCGGCGAGAAGTGGGAATGGTATTTCAGCAATTCAATTTATTTCCTCATTTAACAGTGCTGCAAAATATCACTTTGGCACCAATTTGGGTACGTCGGTGGTCAAAGTTTAAAGCCGAAGAATTAGCAATGCAATTGCTAGATAGAGTAGGAATTTTAGAACAGGCACAGAAATACCCAGGACAATTATCTGGGGGACAGCAACAACGAGTAGCGATCGCTCGTGCTTTAGCCATGCAACCTAAAATTATGCTATTCGACGAACCCACCTCAGCTTTAGATCCAGAGATGGTCAGAGAAGTTTTGGATGTAATGCGAAATCTCGCCCGTGATGGCATGACAATGGTAGTCGTCACCCACGAAGTCGGATTTGCCCGCGAAGTCGCCGACCGAGTAATTCTCATGGATAGCGGCTTACTCGTCGAGTCAGCCACCCCCGACACCTTTTTCACCAAACCCAAAGAAGAACGGACTCGCAAATTTTTATCACAAATTCTATAG
- a CDS encoding LysR family transcriptional regulator, translating into MELRHLRYFIAVAEELHFSRAAERLHIAQPPLSQQIQQLEMELGVELFHRKTKRQVQLTEAGQVFLQSAYQLLAQLEQAIELTQRTGRGEQGQLRVGFTSLVTYNLLPVILQRFREQFSAVELVLQELTTTQQEQALRNSHIHVGFAHPPLEDNTLNLECIQQENLIVALPETHLLAKQECISVRSLKNELFIMFPRHLGPGLYDQIVSLCQQGNFSPKVTQEAIQMQTIIGLVSAGMGMAIVPSCLQNLHRSGVVYRPLQGKTPLVETTIIWRQEDMTPVLWEFLQVVKSFCH; encoded by the coding sequence ATGGAACTGCGACATCTACGCTACTTTATTGCTGTAGCAGAGGAATTGCACTTCAGTAGAGCCGCAGAACGATTACATATCGCTCAACCCCCTTTAAGCCAGCAAATTCAGCAGCTAGAGATGGAATTGGGGGTAGAACTGTTTCATCGCAAAACCAAGCGACAGGTACAGCTAACAGAAGCTGGACAAGTGTTTTTGCAGTCAGCTTATCAGCTATTAGCTCAACTAGAACAAGCAATTGAGTTAACTCAAAGGACAGGACGGGGTGAACAAGGACAACTACGAGTGGGGTTTACCAGTTTAGTCACCTACAATTTGCTTCCTGTGATTTTGCAACGGTTTAGAGAACAGTTCTCAGCTGTAGAGTTGGTGTTGCAGGAGCTAACAACGACTCAGCAAGAGCAAGCCCTACGCAATTCCCACATCCATGTAGGCTTTGCTCATCCACCTTTGGAAGACAACACACTCAATCTTGAATGCATTCAGCAAGAAAACCTGATTGTAGCTTTACCAGAAACTCATTTGTTAGCCAAACAAGAATGTATATCAGTGCGATCGCTGAAGAACGAACTTTTTATCATGTTTCCTCGCCACTTGGGGCCAGGACTTTACGACCAAATCGTGAGTCTTTGTCAGCAAGGTAATTTCAGCCCTAAAGTCACTCAAGAAGCCATCCAGATGCAGACCATTATCGGGTTAGTATCTGCCGGAATGGGGATGGCGATCGTACCCTCTTGTTTACAAAATCTTCATAGGTCTGGTGTAGTCTATCGCCCATTGCAGGGAAAAACACCATTAGTAGAAACGACTATAATCTGGCGACAAGAGGATATGACGCCTGTCCTTTGGGAGTTTCTGCAAGTAGTGAAAAGTTTCTGTCATTAA
- a CDS encoding ABC transporter permease subunit (The N-terminal region of this protein, as described by TIGR01726, is a three transmembrane segment that identifies a subfamily of ABC transporter permease subunits, which specificities that include histidine, arginine, glutamine, glutamate, L-cystine (sic), the opines (in Agrobacterium) octopine and nopaline, etc.), translating into MTNSKPPIWRDQRFWRIAGQFLAVFLTAVVITMLWGNLNRNLQQLGIQFGFNFLKQQASFDIGETLIRYNPSDTYSRALWVGLINSLRVAVAGIFFSTIVGVSAGIGRLSDNWLVRNITLVYVEIFRNTPLLLQLLFWYFAVFISFPKAENKISLWGFIGISQNGVEFPWFTLSPEFSALVLGLIFYTGAFIAEIVRGGIQSVPKGQWEAGRSLGLKPGLLMRLVIFPQALRVIIPPLTSQYLNLTKNSSLAIAIGYPDVYFVASTTYNQTGRAVEVILLLMLTYLILSLIISVVMNLFNRTVQIPER; encoded by the coding sequence ATGACTAATTCCAAACCCCCTATATGGCGCGATCAGCGCTTTTGGCGTATTGCTGGGCAATTTCTTGCTGTATTCTTAACAGCAGTTGTAATCACAATGCTGTGGGGTAATCTTAACCGCAATTTACAGCAATTAGGTATTCAGTTCGGATTTAATTTTCTCAAGCAGCAAGCATCTTTTGATATTGGTGAAACGCTGATTAGGTACAATCCATCTGATACTTACAGTCGCGCTTTATGGGTGGGTCTAATTAACTCGTTGCGCGTGGCTGTAGCAGGAATTTTCTTCAGCACAATTGTAGGCGTAAGTGCAGGAATTGGGCGTTTATCAGACAATTGGCTAGTGCGGAATATAACTTTAGTTTACGTAGAAATTTTTCGCAATACGCCCTTACTGCTGCAATTGTTGTTTTGGTACTTTGCCGTTTTCATTAGTTTTCCCAAGGCAGAAAATAAAATTTCTCTTTGGGGATTCATTGGTATTAGTCAAAATGGCGTAGAATTTCCTTGGTTTACCTTGTCCCCTGAATTTTCAGCTTTGGTGTTGGGGTTAATTTTTTATACAGGCGCGTTTATTGCGGAAATTGTTCGAGGTGGGATTCAATCAGTACCCAAAGGACAATGGGAAGCAGGGCGATCGCTAGGCTTAAAACCAGGTTTATTAATGCGGCTGGTGATTTTTCCCCAAGCTTTGCGAGTAATCATTCCACCACTAACAAGCCAGTATTTGAACTTAACTAAAAATTCTAGTTTAGCGATCGCGATCGGCTACCCCGATGTTTATTTTGTGGCCTCCACTACCTATAATCAAACAGGGAGAGCTGTAGAAGTAATTTTGCTACTTATGCTCACCTATCTCATCCTCAGTTTAATTATCTCCGTAGTGATGAATTTGTTCAATCGCACAGTGCAAATTCCAGAAAGATAA
- a CDS encoding esterase-like activity of phytase family protein: MISARHWIFGLSFSLVTSVVSIAASATSAHAVSFVNEITIPGESKDLYEPSSNGVNVNRLGFLSDLYYDRYSNVYYGLADRGPGGGVISYNTRVQKFSLDVDTNTGAISNFNLLDTILFTQDGQNFNGLNPSQLNGNVSNLGRSFDPEGFVVTPNGNFYVSDEYGPSVYEFSPTGSFIRAFETPSNLIPKQSNGTINYVDGRPDISSGRQDNRGFEGVTLSPDGKKLYAVLQDPLVNEGSPDGRRSRNLRIVEFDTATGASTAQYIYQLESLTDINSRVPEDTFGANAQGRNIGVSAIIALNNDEFLVLERDNRGVGVEDTQGENPVASKRVYKISLTGATNVTDISLAGLNTLPFGITPVSKFTSPFIDIAELLKAEGLLIPEKIEGLAIGPQLADGSYAILLGTDNDFSVTQNEDTNEQFDVCTDGTDDNQLDSGCPQGASLLPTYLYSFKASSEELKGFVPPAKVPEPTTTAGVLLLGLSSFWLKAQFKLFEK, encoded by the coding sequence ATGATTTCTGCAAGGCATTGGATTTTCGGATTAAGCTTTTCACTGGTGACTAGTGTAGTTAGTATTGCGGCATCTGCAACCTCTGCCCACGCTGTTTCCTTCGTCAACGAGATCACCATACCTGGTGAGAGTAAAGATTTGTACGAGCCTAGTAGCAACGGTGTCAATGTAAATCGCCTAGGTTTTTTATCCGATCTCTACTACGATCGCTACAGCAATGTTTACTACGGACTAGCAGATCGCGGCCCTGGCGGCGGTGTAATTTCTTACAATACACGAGTCCAGAAATTTTCTCTAGATGTTGATACCAACACTGGTGCAATTAGCAACTTTAACCTACTAGACACTATTCTGTTTACCCAGGATGGTCAAAACTTCAATGGGTTGAACCCCAGTCAACTCAACGGTAATGTGTCAAACCTTGGTAGAAGTTTCGACCCAGAGGGGTTTGTAGTTACCCCTAACGGCAATTTTTACGTCTCTGATGAATATGGCCCATCTGTTTACGAATTCAGTCCTACTGGTTCTTTCATTCGGGCGTTTGAGACTCCGAGTAATCTAATTCCCAAACAGAGTAATGGAACAATTAACTATGTAGATGGTCGCCCAGACATTAGTAGCGGTCGCCAAGATAACCGGGGCTTTGAAGGTGTAACTCTTAGCCCAGATGGCAAAAAGTTATACGCAGTACTGCAAGACCCATTAGTTAATGAGGGTTCACCAGATGGGCGGCGTAGTCGCAATTTAAGAATAGTAGAATTTGACACAGCAACTGGTGCAAGTACTGCCCAATATATTTATCAGTTGGAAAGTCTCACAGACATCAATAGCCGTGTTCCTGAAGATACTTTTGGAGCAAATGCCCAAGGGCGGAATATTGGTGTGAGCGCGATTATCGCTTTGAATAACGATGAATTTTTAGTATTGGAGCGGGATAATCGCGGTGTTGGTGTAGAAGATACTCAAGGCGAAAATCCTGTGGCTAGTAAACGTGTCTACAAAATTAGTTTGACAGGAGCAACAAATGTTACTGATATCAGCTTGGCAGGTTTAAATACCCTACCTTTTGGAATTACGCCTGTCAGCAAATTTACATCGCCGTTTATTGACATTGCTGAACTTTTGAAAGCTGAAGGGCTGTTAATTCCAGAAAAAATAGAAGGTTTAGCGATTGGGCCGCAACTTGCTGATGGTTCCTACGCAATTTTATTGGGTACAGATAACGACTTCAGTGTGACTCAGAATGAAGATACTAATGAGCAATTTGATGTTTGTACGGATGGCACTGACGATAATCAGCTTGACAGCGGTTGTCCGCAAGGGGCATCTTTGCTTCCTACCTATCTTTACTCTTTTAAAGCTAGTAGCGAGGAGTTGAAAGGATTTGTACCGCCAGCAAAAGTACCAGAACCAACCACAACCGCCGGAGTATTGCTGCTGGGGTTGAGTAGTTTCTGGTTAAAGGCTCAATTTAAGCTTTTTGAAAAGTGA
- a CDS encoding DUF3318 domain-containing protein, with amino-acid sequence MTSYATSSAKAEMSELRRLKGLLPPELQSWVTVEGTTEVNPPLIRSEEIGKDQVEIQIDLVKWDALAMDQRNLLFWHEVARIQNDTIPKDGWEMAALAIGLGGAVGELWVQDGLLLVLALALCGVSGWRLYQKNNGGKQLTELLEADEKAIALATRFGYSLPNAYKSLGSALKTLIDNTPSKRQRAKYEARLSALKRSANKAKAKSRPIDEGGL; translated from the coding sequence ATGACATCCTATGCAACCTCCTCTGCCAAAGCGGAAATGAGTGAACTCCGGCGGTTAAAAGGCTTACTACCGCCTGAATTGCAGAGCTGGGTCACGGTTGAAGGCACAACAGAGGTCAATCCACCCCTGATCCGCAGCGAAGAAATTGGTAAAGACCAAGTAGAAATTCAAATTGACTTGGTGAAATGGGATGCTCTCGCAATGGATCAGCGTAATCTGCTGTTCTGGCATGAAGTCGCCCGCATTCAAAATGACACAATTCCCAAAGACGGTTGGGAAATGGCAGCATTGGCTATTGGTTTAGGTGGTGCTGTAGGTGAGTTGTGGGTGCAGGATGGATTGTTGCTAGTTTTGGCTTTAGCCTTGTGTGGTGTCTCAGGTTGGCGACTGTATCAAAAGAATAATGGGGGCAAGCAGCTTACAGAATTGCTCGAAGCTGACGAAAAAGCGATCGCTCTAGCAACTCGCTTTGGTTATAGCCTCCCCAACGCCTACAAAAGCCTGGGTAGCGCCTTAAAGACCTTAATCGACAACACACCTAGCAAACGCCAAAGAGCGAAATACGAAGCACGTCTTTCTGCCCTCAAACGCAGTGCCAACAAAGCAAAAGCTAAGTCCAGACCTATAGATGAAGGTGGATTGTAA
- a CDS encoding amino acid ABC transporter substrate-binding protein, which translates to MRKSALILAIAPLIFTLSACGGESGQTANITGTPGSNPAAQATRNRWDTIKSRGKLICGVSGEVPGFSFVGTDGKYGGIDVDVCRAIAAALFDNPDAVEFRNLNAKERFTALQTGEVDVLSRNTTWTLSRDTSQGLEFAPVVFYDGQAIMVRKNGNIKSLADLKGKAICVQTGTTTEQNLADQMRKRGITYKPVVFEDINITFATYAEGRCDGITADRSALVSRRTTLPKPDDNIILNEAISSEPLAPAVAKGDTKWGDTVKWVVYSLVKAEELGINSQNLAQFTNSNDPDIKRFLGTEGNLGEGIGLTKDFAARIVKHVGNYAEIYDRNLGPKTKLNLARGQNQLWTKGGLLYSPPFR; encoded by the coding sequence ATGCGAAAATCAGCTTTAATTCTAGCGATCGCCCCCCTCATCTTTACCCTCAGCGCTTGTGGTGGAGAGTCAGGACAAACAGCAAATATAACCGGCACTCCAGGCAGTAATCCAGCAGCGCAAGCAACCAGAAATCGCTGGGATACAATTAAAAGCCGTGGTAAGCTAATTTGCGGTGTCAGCGGCGAAGTACCAGGGTTTAGCTTTGTGGGAACTGATGGTAAATATGGCGGCATTGATGTAGATGTTTGCCGCGCCATAGCAGCCGCTTTGTTTGATAACCCAGACGCAGTAGAATTTCGCAATCTCAATGCCAAAGAGCGGTTTACAGCCTTGCAAACTGGAGAAGTAGACGTTCTCAGCCGTAATACAACCTGGACACTAAGCCGTGATACCTCACAAGGTCTAGAATTTGCTCCCGTCGTCTTTTACGATGGACAAGCCATAATGGTTCGCAAAAATGGCAACATCAAATCTTTGGCGGATCTCAAAGGCAAAGCAATCTGCGTGCAAACTGGTACCACTACTGAGCAAAACTTAGCAGACCAAATGCGTAAACGGGGCATTACCTACAAACCCGTTGTCTTTGAAGACATTAACATTACCTTTGCCACCTATGCAGAAGGGCGTTGTGACGGTATTACAGCCGATCGCTCAGCCTTGGTTTCTCGCCGCACGACTTTACCCAAACCAGACGATAACATCATTCTTAATGAAGCCATTTCTTCAGAACCCCTTGCACCAGCAGTTGCCAAAGGAGATACCAAGTGGGGCGATACTGTCAAATGGGTAGTATATTCACTGGTCAAAGCCGAAGAATTGGGCATTAATTCCCAGAATTTGGCGCAGTTCACAAATAGTAATGACCCAGATATTAAACGGTTTTTGGGAACAGAAGGCAACCTCGGTGAAGGAATTGGTTTAACAAAAGACTTTGCAGCCAGGATAGTCAAGCACGTTGGCAACTACGCTGAGATTTACGATCGCAACCTCGGCCCCAAAACAAAACTTAACCTCGCTCGCGGACAAAATCAACTCTGGACAAAGGGCGGACTACTCTATTCTCCTCCGTTCCGTTAG
- a CDS encoding anti-sigma factor antagonist (This anti-anti-sigma factor, or anti-sigma factor antagonist, belongs to a family that includes characterized members SpoIIAA, RsbV, RsfA, and RsfB.): protein MATKVHSFMTSQSAEADFPITSLNEMAIVQVPARLSVLEAVSFKQTCQDLTQANSHPQQIILDFHQTTFMDSSGLGALVSNFKTAQEKGIALILRNVTPQVMAVLNLTGLDKVFPIESISEMPLIEAVHRMDASKSASRKVEQLPTTHPSVASWMKRLIDIIGALVGLVITGVLFIPIVVAIQIDDPGPIFFGQIRCGWMGKRFKIWKFRSMCVDAEVKKSQVKNQVEGAFFKNENDPRITRLGRFLRRTSLDELPQFWNVLKGDMSLVGTRPPTPDEVERYEVPEWQRLDVKPGMTGEWQVNGRSKVRSFEDVIRLDLLYQKNWNLLYDLKLIIKTVAILFNRNSGAY, encoded by the coding sequence ATGGCAACGAAAGTACACAGCTTCATGACTAGCCAATCCGCAGAAGCAGATTTTCCTATTACTTCCCTAAATGAAATGGCAATAGTACAGGTTCCAGCGCGGTTAAGCGTGCTTGAGGCGGTAAGTTTTAAGCAAACTTGCCAAGATTTAACACAAGCAAATTCGCATCCCCAGCAAATCATTCTTGATTTTCACCAAACTACTTTCATGGATAGTAGTGGTTTAGGTGCCCTGGTGAGTAATTTCAAAACTGCTCAAGAAAAAGGGATTGCGTTGATCCTACGAAATGTTACTCCTCAAGTCATGGCAGTGCTGAACCTCACTGGATTAGATAAAGTTTTCCCCATTGAGTCTATCAGTGAAATGCCCCTAATAGAAGCTGTTCATCGGATGGATGCTTCCAAAAGTGCTTCTCGTAAGGTAGAGCAGCTACCCACTACTCATCCTTCTGTAGCATCTTGGATGAAACGGTTGATAGACATCATTGGCGCACTAGTGGGTTTGGTGATCACAGGAGTTTTATTTATTCCCATTGTAGTTGCTATTCAAATCGATGATCCAGGGCCCATTTTCTTTGGACAAATCCGCTGTGGTTGGATGGGGAAGCGTTTTAAGATTTGGAAATTCCGTTCGATGTGTGTGGATGCGGAAGTGAAAAAATCTCAAGTCAAAAATCAAGTAGAAGGTGCTTTCTTCAAGAATGAGAATGATCCCAGAATTACACGACTAGGACGATTTTTGCGGCGAACCAGCTTAGATGAATTACCGCAATTTTGGAACGTTCTCAAAGGGGATATGAGTTTAGTCGGTACTAGACCACCCACACCAGACGAAGTAGAACGCTATGAAGTACCGGAGTGGCAACGCTTAGATGTTAAACCTGGTATGACTGGTGAATGGCAAGTCAATGGACGGTCTAAAGTACGCAGTTTTGAGGATGTGATTCGGCTGGATTTACTTTATCAGAAAAACTGGAATTTGCTCTACGACTTGAAGTTAATTATTAAAACTGTAGCGATTCTCTTTAATAGGAATAGCGGTGCTTATTAA
- a CDS encoding amino acid ABC transporter permease yields the protein MTSNPKSQIQNPKLAWLRNNLFSTWYNSLLTVVCLVFLFWLLLLIFTWATTKAQWGVIQVNLRLFLVGRFPQTLYWRTWIVLAIASTLGAVSGGVFSSKQLLTKRTLAVFAFIVGLLLIILPLDLISRLWLLLIAVLLFAGFGIGQTFSQVIAPWLSLVWLLSFPIILWLIGGGFGLQSVPTDLWNGLLLTLLMAAVSIVLSFPIGVLLALGRTSNLPVIRWFSILYIEIVRGLPLIGILFLAQVMLPLFLSADVRLDRVVRAIAGLVLFSAAYMAENVRGGLQAIPRGQIEAAKALGLNTLLAVILIVLPQALRAVIPAIVGQFIGLFKDTSLLSLVGLVELTGIARSILAQPQFLGRYAEAYLFIGLIYWVFCYSMSLASRRLERQLNN from the coding sequence ATGACAAGCAATCCAAAATCTCAAATCCAAAATCCAAAATTGGCTTGGCTGCGTAACAATCTGTTTAGCACATGGTACAACAGCTTGTTAACTGTCGTCTGCTTAGTATTTCTATTTTGGCTACTGCTCTTAATCTTCACTTGGGCAACTACTAAAGCACAATGGGGAGTAATTCAGGTTAATTTACGTTTATTTTTAGTTGGCAGGTTTCCCCAAACGCTATATTGGCGAACTTGGATTGTACTAGCGATCGCATCAACTTTAGGTGCTGTCAGTGGGGGTGTATTCTCTAGTAAGCAATTGTTGACAAAACGTACATTAGCTGTATTTGCTTTTATTGTAGGTTTGCTATTAATTATTTTGCCTTTGGATTTGATATCCCGTCTTTGGTTGTTGTTAATTGCAGTTTTGTTATTTGCAGGCTTTGGGATTGGACAAACATTTTCTCAGGTAATAGCCCCTTGGCTTTCTCTAGTATGGCTGTTATCTTTCCCAATTATTTTGTGGCTAATTGGTGGCGGATTTGGTTTGCAATCTGTACCCACAGATTTATGGAACGGTTTGCTACTTACTTTACTAATGGCAGCAGTTAGTATTGTACTTTCCTTTCCTATTGGTGTATTACTGGCTTTAGGACGCACAAGCAATTTGCCCGTAATACGTTGGTTTTCTATTCTGTATATTGAAATCGTCAGAGGACTACCACTAATTGGAATTTTGTTCCTCGCTCAAGTAATGCTACCGTTATTTTTATCAGCAGATGTACGTTTAGATCGGGTAGTGCGAGCGATCGCTGGACTAGTATTGTTTAGTGCTGCTTACATGGCCGAAAATGTGCGCGGTGGACTCCAAGCAATTCCACGCGGTCAAATTGAAGCCGCCAAAGCACTGGGACTTAACACACTGTTGGCTGTTATATTAATTGTGTTACCGCAAGCTTTGCGTGCAGTTATTCCCGCGATCGTGGGTCAATTTATCGGCTTATTTAAAGACACCTCACTCTTATCTCTGGTAGGATTGGTAGAACTTACAGGTATTGCACGTTCCATCTTGGCACAACCACAATTTCTCGGTCGTTATGCAGAAGCGTATTTATTTATTGGATTGATTTACTGGGTATTTTGTTATTCCATGTCATTGGCTTCTCGGCGTTTAGAAAGACAGTTAAATAATTAA
- a CDS encoding glycosyltransferase family 4 protein has translation MRILIYSYNYYPEPIGIAPLMTELAEGLVKRGHEVRIITAMPNYPERQIYEGYRGKLYLTEYKNGVQIQRSYVWIRPQPNLLDRVLLDASFVVTSFFPALIGWRPDVILSTSPSLPVCVPAALLGWLRDCPVVLNLQDILPEAAVHVGLLKNKFLIKVFAGLEKFAYRTASKISVIADGFVENLLSKGVESSKIEQIPNWVDVNFIRPLPKENNSFRAAHNLNDKFVVQYSGNIALTQGLETVIKAASLLRHIPEIAFVIVGEAKGLQRLQRYCLECGADNVLLLPFQPREELPQMLAAADVGLVVQKKNVISFNMPSKIQVLLASGRALVASVPENGTAARAVRQSGGGVIVPPEDDQALAMAILELYKHPEKVKTLGYNSRQYAVEQYAFEHALNHYEKLFDSVTADSQVIESKVVSKQEV, from the coding sequence ATGCGGATTTTAATTTACTCTTACAACTACTATCCAGAACCAATTGGTATTGCCCCACTGATGACCGAATTAGCAGAGGGACTAGTCAAACGAGGGCATGAAGTTCGTATCATTACTGCCATGCCCAACTATCCTGAGCGTCAAATATACGAAGGCTATCGGGGCAAGTTATATCTTACTGAATATAAAAATGGTGTGCAAATCCAACGCAGTTATGTTTGGATTCGTCCACAACCTAATCTCCTAGATAGAGTATTGCTAGATGCTAGTTTCGTTGTTACTAGTTTCTTCCCTGCCCTTATCGGCTGGCGTCCAGATGTAATTCTATCAACGTCGCCATCACTACCTGTTTGTGTACCAGCGGCCCTTCTAGGATGGTTACGTGACTGCCCTGTGGTCTTAAATCTTCAAGATATCCTACCAGAAGCAGCAGTCCATGTTGGACTGTTGAAAAATAAATTTCTGATCAAGGTATTTGCTGGCTTGGAAAAATTTGCTTATCGCACCGCCTCTAAGATTAGCGTTATTGCCGATGGTTTTGTAGAAAACTTGCTTTCTAAGGGTGTAGAATCTAGCAAAATTGAGCAAATTCCTAACTGGGTTGATGTGAATTTCATTCGCCCTTTACCCAAAGAAAACAATTCTTTCCGTGCGGCACATAATCTAAATGATAAATTTGTAGTGCAATATTCTGGGAATATTGCACTAACCCAAGGTTTAGAAACCGTCATTAAAGCTGCTTCTTTATTGCGTCATATTCCAGAGATCGCCTTTGTGATTGTGGGAGAAGCGAAAGGTTTACAACGATTGCAACGCTATTGTCTAGAGTGCGGAGCAGATAACGTTTTATTATTGCCGTTTCAACCCCGTGAAGAGCTACCACAGATGTTAGCAGCTGCTGATGTGGGTTTAGTGGTGCAAAAGAAAAATGTTATATCTTTCAATATGCCATCAAAAATTCAAGTGCTACTTGCTAGTGGTCGGGCCTTAGTTGCATCTGTGCCCGAAAATGGTACGGCAGCAAGAGCAGTTAGACAAAGTGGTGGTGGAGTGATTGTACCTCCAGAAGACGACCAAGCTTTAGCAATGGCAATTTTGGAACTTTATAAACACCCAGAAAAAGTGAAAACTCTGGGTTACAACAGCCGTCAATATGCTGTTGAGCAATATGCTTTTGAACATGCTTTAAATCACTATGAGAAGTTATTTGATTCAGTGACGGCAGATAGTCAAGTAATTGAGTCCAAAGTAGTTTCAAAACAAGAAGTATGA